A genomic segment from Dechloromonas denitrificans encodes:
- the ptsN gene encoding PTS IIA-like nitrogen regulatory protein PtsN, whose product MNPLANILSATQVILDLEAGSKKRVFEQAGMLFESHLGLARAVVFESLFAREKLGSTGLGQGIAIPHGRIKGLKQAAGAFLRLATPVPFDSPDGRPVNLLFVLLVPEQATEQHLQILSELAQRFAEKPFREALLAASDPAAVVTLFQA is encoded by the coding sequence ATGAACCCCTTAGCCAATATTCTGTCAGCCACCCAGGTCATTCTTGATCTTGAGGCCGGCAGCAAAAAGCGGGTCTTCGAACAGGCCGGCATGCTTTTCGAGAGTCATCTCGGGCTTGCCCGTGCGGTTGTCTTCGAAAGCCTCTTTGCCCGTGAAAAACTGGGTTCGACCGGTCTTGGGCAAGGTATTGCCATTCCGCACGGTCGGATCAAGGGCCTCAAGCAGGCTGCCGGTGCTTTCTTGCGTCTGGCAACTCCCGTACCGTTCGACTCGCCGGATGGGCGTCCGGTCAATCTCCTGTTCGTGCTGCTGGTTCCAGAGCAGGCGACCGAGCAACATCTCCAGATTCTTTCCGAACTGGCCCAGCGCTTTGCCGAAAAACCATTCCGGGAAGCCTTGCTTGCGGCAAGCGATCCTGCCGCTGTGGTTACCCTGTTTCAGGCCTGA
- the hprK gene encoding HPr(Ser) kinase/phosphatase, with translation MRHISLTQLYEDNREKLLLSWMMAQQAERNIEIKLSNNYGADVVGHINIIHPERLQVMGQAEYDWAFRIGERRFAQMFLDLLAALPPAVIVADGLTPPDILIDACKQTNTPLLLSPKPCSAVIDLLRIYLSARLADTVNLHGVFMDVLGMGVLITGDSGVGKSELALELISRGHGLVADDVVEMARIAPATIEGRCPGMLRDFLEVRGLGLLNIRTIFGETASRRKMKLKLIVHLQKTVSAGDAPRLPLDAQTQEVLGVPVRKVVIPVAAGRNLAVLLEAAVRNTILQLRGIDSMQDFMDRQQRMMLDDDA, from the coding sequence GTGCGTCACATCAGCCTGACCCAGCTCTACGAAGATAATCGGGAAAAGCTGCTGCTCAGCTGGATGATGGCGCAGCAGGCCGAACGCAACATCGAGATCAAGTTGTCGAACAACTATGGTGCCGATGTGGTTGGGCACATCAACATCATTCACCCAGAACGACTGCAGGTCATGGGGCAGGCCGAATATGACTGGGCTTTCCGCATCGGAGAGCGTCGCTTCGCGCAGATGTTTCTCGACCTGCTTGCGGCCTTGCCGCCAGCAGTCATCGTTGCCGATGGTCTGACACCTCCGGATATCCTGATCGACGCCTGCAAGCAGACGAATACGCCGTTGCTCCTGTCCCCCAAGCCGTGCTCGGCAGTGATTGACCTGCTGCGCATTTACCTGTCTGCCCGACTGGCTGATACGGTCAATCTGCATGGCGTATTCATGGATGTGCTGGGCATGGGCGTGCTGATTACCGGTGATTCCGGGGTTGGCAAATCCGAACTGGCACTTGAGCTCATTTCGCGTGGCCACGGTCTGGTCGCTGACGATGTGGTCGAAATGGCCCGTATTGCACCGGCCACGATCGAAGGGCGCTGCCCCGGCATGTTGCGCGACTTCCTGGAGGTGCGCGGTCTGGGCTTGCTGAATATCCGGACCATTTTCGGCGAAACGGCTTCCCGCCGGAAAATGAAACTCAAACTGATCGTGCATCTGCAAAAGACGGTCTCTGCCGGTGATGCCCCCCGTTTGCCGCTCGATGCCCAAACCCAGGAAGTGCTGGGAGTGCCGGTCAGGAAGGTTGTGATTCCGGTTGCTGCAGGCCGTAATCTGGCGGTCTTGCTGGAGGCGGCCGTGCGCAACACGATTCTGCAGCTGCGGGGGATCGACAGCATGCAGGACTTCATGGATCGTCAGCAGCGCATGATGCTTGACGATGATGCATGA
- the hpf gene encoding ribosome hibernation-promoting factor, HPF/YfiA family: MNLQITGHHIDVTPALREYVENKLDPVVRHFDKVTGVNVILSVEKLKQKAEVTVHVPGKDMHVEESGDDLYAAIDSMFDKLDRQVQKYKQKVQDHHRGEKPVILAAE; the protein is encoded by the coding sequence ATGAATCTGCAGATCACTGGTCACCATATCGACGTTACCCCTGCTTTGCGCGAGTACGTTGAAAACAAACTTGACCCTGTTGTTCGCCATTTCGATAAAGTCACCGGCGTTAACGTGATTTTGTCTGTCGAGAAGCTCAAGCAGAAAGCAGAAGTGACCGTCCACGTTCCGGGCAAGGACATGCATGTCGAAGAGTCCGGTGACGACCTCTACGCAGCGATTGACTCGATGTTCGACAAGCTTGATCGCCAGGTCCAGAAATACAAGCAAAAAGTTCAGGATCACCATCGCGGTGAAAAGCCTGTCATTCTCGCGGCTGAATAA
- a CDS encoding PsiF family protein has protein sequence MKKLISLLLVAFAASSVYAADDCASRAAEKKLAGAAKNSFMKKCEADAQGPAAATCNATAKEKKLAGAAKNSFVKKCVADAQAGGAK, from the coding sequence ATGAAAAAACTGATTAGCCTGCTGCTCGTTGCTTTTGCCGCTTCATCCGTTTATGCCGCCGATGATTGCGCTTCGCGTGCTGCCGAAAAGAAACTGGCAGGTGCCGCCAAGAACAGCTTCATGAAAAAATGCGAAGCCGACGCACAAGGTCCGGCTGCTGCAACCTGCAATGCGACGGCCAAGGAAAAGAAACTGGCTGGAGCTGCAAAGAACAGCTTCGTGAAAAAATGTGTTGCTGATGCTCAGGCCGGTGGCGCGAAGTAA